A single window of Streptomyces aquilus DNA harbors:
- a CDS encoding beta-galactosidase, with protein sequence MPGLGDVTRGRLLFGGDYNPEQWPEETWHEDVRLMKDAGVNSVTLGVFSWAKLEPRPGERDFGWLDRVMDLMHEAGIGVVLATPTASPPPWMGHLHPDTLPVDQDGRTEWWGGRQHFSHSSAVYRRYAAAITEDLAAHYGGHPALTMWHINNEYCTFDWSDEAAARFRLWLQRRYGTLGALNSAWGTAFWSQGYGDWAEVHTPRHAHYMKNPTQMLDFRRFTSDMLLECYLAERDIVRRHTPHLPVTTNFMPLWVGQDAWRWAEEEDVVSVDLYPDPRDPMGAQHAALLQDMTRSQARGPWMLMEQAAGPVNWRGVNHPKPAGLNRLWSLQSVARGADAICYFQWRQSRQGAEKFHSGMVSHAGERGRTYQEVKRLGAELGRIGGEVVGGHTSHDIAVLHDWHSWWAGDHEGRLSGEVDYPQVLTAWHRALWEAHLATDFAHPEHDLSGYRLVVVPQLYALTDAAIENLLSYVRRGGTLVSGFLTGVADQDDRIRPGGMDVRLRELFGIRTLHEWWPLDAGETVECDGFRGTLWSEEIEADEETLVAAAFKGGELDGLPAVLRKGRARYLATLPEPDHLRAMLAECAAEAGVRPVLEGLPAGVEAVRRGELLFVLNHVRESVTVRVPGAFRDLLTGMNVTDDLTLGRYGVAVLKP encoded by the coding sequence ATGCCGGGGCTCGGTGACGTCACCCGCGGCCGCCTTCTCTTCGGCGGCGACTACAACCCCGAGCAGTGGCCCGAGGAGACCTGGCACGAGGACGTCCGGCTGATGAAGGACGCCGGCGTCAACTCCGTCACGCTCGGCGTCTTCTCCTGGGCGAAGCTCGAACCCCGGCCCGGGGAACGGGACTTCGGCTGGCTCGACCGGGTCATGGACCTGATGCACGAGGCCGGCATCGGCGTCGTCCTCGCCACCCCGACCGCCTCGCCGCCGCCCTGGATGGGCCATCTGCACCCCGACACCCTGCCCGTGGACCAGGACGGCCGCACCGAGTGGTGGGGCGGCCGCCAGCACTTCTCGCACTCCAGCGCCGTCTACCGGCGCTACGCCGCCGCCATCACCGAGGACCTCGCCGCCCACTACGGCGGCCACCCCGCCCTCACGATGTGGCACATCAACAACGAGTACTGCACCTTCGACTGGAGCGACGAGGCCGCCGCCCGCTTCCGGCTCTGGCTCCAGCGGCGCTACGGCACGCTCGGCGCCCTCAACTCCGCCTGGGGCACCGCCTTCTGGAGCCAGGGCTACGGCGACTGGGCCGAGGTGCACACCCCGCGCCACGCCCACTACATGAAGAACCCCACCCAGATGCTCGACTTCAGGCGGTTCACCTCCGACATGCTGCTGGAGTGCTACCTCGCCGAACGGGACATCGTGCGGCGCCACACCCCGCACCTCCCGGTCACCACCAACTTCATGCCCCTGTGGGTCGGCCAGGACGCCTGGCGCTGGGCCGAGGAGGAGGACGTCGTCTCCGTCGACCTCTATCCCGACCCGCGGGACCCGATGGGCGCCCAGCACGCGGCCCTCCTCCAGGACATGACCCGCTCGCAGGCCCGCGGTCCCTGGATGCTGATGGAGCAGGCGGCCGGGCCCGTCAACTGGCGGGGCGTGAACCATCCCAAGCCGGCCGGCCTCAACCGGCTCTGGTCGCTCCAGTCCGTCGCCCGCGGCGCCGACGCCATCTGCTACTTCCAGTGGCGGCAGTCCCGCCAGGGCGCCGAGAAGTTCCACTCCGGGATGGTCAGCCACGCGGGGGAGCGGGGGCGGACGTACCAGGAGGTCAAGCGGCTCGGCGCGGAACTCGGCCGGATCGGCGGCGAGGTCGTCGGCGGTCACACGTCCCACGACATCGCCGTCCTGCACGACTGGCACTCCTGGTGGGCCGGGGACCACGAGGGCCGGCTCTCCGGTGAGGTCGACTATCCGCAGGTCCTGACCGCCTGGCACCGGGCCCTCTGGGAGGCCCACCTCGCCACGGACTTCGCCCACCCCGAACACGACCTGAGCGGATACCGGCTCGTCGTCGTCCCGCAGCTGTACGCCCTCACCGACGCGGCGATCGAGAACCTCCTCTCCTACGTCCGCCGGGGCGGCACCCTCGTCTCCGGCTTCCTCACCGGCGTCGCCGACCAGGACGACCGGATCAGGCCCGGCGGCATGGACGTACGCCTGCGGGAGCTGTTCGGCATCCGCACCCTGCACGAGTGGTGGCCGCTGGACGCGGGGGAGACCGTGGAGTGCGACGGGTTCCGCGGCACCCTGTGGTCGGAGGAGATCGAGGCGGACGAGGAGACGCTCGTGGCCGCCGCCTTCAAGGGCGGAGAGCTCGACGGGCTGCCCGCCGTGCTGCGCAAGGGCCGGGCCCGCTATCTCGCCACCCTGCCCGAGCCGGACCACCTGCGCGCGATGCTGGCCGAGTGCGCGGCCGAGGCGGGCGTGCGGCCGGTGCTGGAGGGGCTGCCGGCGGGCGTCGAGGCCGTACGGCGGGGTGAGCTGCTCTTCGTGCTCAACCATGTCCGCGAGTCGGTCACCGTTCGAGTTCCGGGCGCCTTCCGTGATCTGCTGACCGGCATGAACGTCACGGACGACCTCACTCTCGGCCGCTACGGAGTGGCGGTGCTGAAGCCATGA
- a CDS encoding glycosyl hydrolase family 95 catalytic domain-containing protein, whose amino-acid sequence MNLVHGTWEPRPAARWEDGFLSGNGRHGTLVFGEPNDERVVVTHHTLVRPNGSERARPPELAAGLADLQDRLLAGELDAAERFTDGRDLQWVQPFHPAFQIRLRGTSTGDAAGYRRSVDFATGVTRTRYEGWDSEVFVSRADDVIVQRVTAADLDISLDHRLPGAPDDLGVGQGAVLTPEGALLTLRAHYPGSDRAYTGVTLVQVTGGTATLTPPGLRIAGAESVLLLTRVVRHTGELDVMEEARALRDLPLDHAALLDRHTPLHRTAYERVTLDLDADPAERALAGSELLEHPDSPALMERLFAAGRYHLLSASGLFPPRLTGLWTGDWNTAWSGAFTNDANVNLQTASAASAALPEVTEALAALIQGQLADWRDNARTIFGARGIAAPPHSDGESGLTYHFEREYPLHLWTAGADWLLKPLVDHDETTGTRDPRTAAALAELALFYEDFLTRTDADGHLVVVPSYSPENRPAGGSWGAINAAMDLSAARHALHTAADYHPEDADRLRALADRLPPHRTNDDGALAEWAWPGLEDTYDHRHLSHLYGVWPLDEINPYDTPDLADAAHRALALRGAENDSAHGHLHHALIAARLRDGERVAHALGQVLKGDFFHASLMSAHYPNRRTYNADAAHTLPAVLIEMLVQSTPDRLVLLPALPDRYPSGQLLGVRTRFGAALDLTWTPRQATAVLRPTRTHRVELRTSSGAEPLDLVAGEDHVLRLEAW is encoded by the coding sequence ATGAACCTTGTGCACGGCACCTGGGAACCCCGACCGGCCGCCCGCTGGGAGGACGGCTTCCTGAGCGGCAACGGCCGTCACGGCACCCTTGTGTTCGGCGAGCCGAACGACGAGCGGGTCGTCGTGACCCATCACACCCTGGTCCGCCCCAACGGCTCCGAGCGCGCCCGCCCGCCGGAGCTGGCCGCCGGACTCGCCGACCTCCAGGACCGGCTGCTCGCCGGTGAGCTCGACGCCGCCGAGCGCTTCACGGACGGCCGGGACCTTCAGTGGGTACAGCCCTTCCACCCGGCCTTCCAGATCCGGCTGCGCGGGACGTCGACCGGCGACGCCGCCGGCTACCGCCGGTCCGTCGACTTCGCCACCGGCGTCACCCGCACCCGGTACGAGGGCTGGGACAGCGAGGTCTTCGTCTCCCGCGCCGACGACGTCATCGTCCAGCGGGTCACCGCGGCCGACCTCGACATCTCCCTGGACCACCGGCTGCCCGGCGCCCCGGATGACCTCGGCGTCGGCCAGGGCGCCGTCCTCACCCCCGAGGGCGCCCTGCTCACCCTGCGCGCCCACTACCCCGGCAGCGACCGCGCCTACACCGGCGTCACCCTGGTCCAGGTCACCGGCGGCACCGCCACGCTCACGCCGCCCGGGCTGCGGATCGCCGGCGCGGAGTCGGTGCTGCTGCTGACCCGCGTGGTCCGGCACACCGGCGAGCTGGACGTCATGGAGGAGGCCCGCGCCCTGCGCGATCTGCCCCTCGACCACGCCGCCCTCCTCGACCGCCACACCCCGCTCCACCGCACCGCCTACGAGCGCGTCACCCTCGACCTGGACGCCGACCCCGCCGAACGCGCCCTGGCCGGCTCGGAGCTGCTCGAACACCCCGACAGCCCCGCGCTCATGGAGCGCCTCTTCGCCGCCGGCCGCTATCACCTGCTCTCCGCGAGCGGCCTCTTCCCGCCCCGCCTCACCGGCCTGTGGACCGGCGACTGGAACACCGCCTGGTCGGGCGCGTTCACCAACGACGCCAACGTCAACCTCCAGACCGCCTCCGCCGCCTCCGCCGCCCTCCCCGAGGTCACCGAGGCGCTCGCCGCCCTGATCCAGGGGCAGCTGGCCGACTGGCGGGACAACGCCCGCACGATCTTCGGCGCCCGCGGGATCGCCGCCCCGCCGCACAGCGACGGCGAGTCCGGGCTGACGTACCACTTCGAGCGCGAATACCCGCTGCACCTGTGGACCGCGGGCGCCGACTGGCTGCTCAAGCCGCTCGTCGACCACGACGAGACCACCGGCACCCGCGACCCGCGCACCGCCGCCGCGCTCGCCGAACTCGCCCTGTTCTACGAGGACTTCCTCACCCGCACCGACGCCGACGGGCACCTCGTCGTCGTCCCCTCCTACTCGCCCGAGAACCGTCCGGCAGGCGGCAGTTGGGGCGCGATCAACGCGGCGATGGACCTCTCGGCCGCCCGGCACGCCCTGCACACGGCCGCCGACTACCACCCCGAGGACGCGGACCGCCTGCGCGCCCTCGCCGACCGCCTCCCGCCGCACCGGACCAACGACGACGGCGCCCTCGCCGAATGGGCCTGGCCGGGCCTGGAGGACACCTACGACCACCGCCACCTCAGCCACCTCTACGGCGTCTGGCCCCTCGACGAGATCAACCCCTACGACACACCCGACCTCGCCGACGCCGCCCACCGCGCCCTGGCACTGCGCGGCGCCGAGAACGACTCCGCCCACGGCCATCTCCACCACGCCCTGATCGCGGCCCGCCTGCGGGACGGCGAACGGGTCGCGCACGCCCTCGGCCAGGTCCTCAAGGGCGACTTCTTCCACGCCTCGCTGATGAGCGCCCACTACCCGAACCGCCGCACCTACAACGCCGACGCGGCCCACACCCTGCCCGCCGTGCTCATCGAGATGCTCGTGCAGTCGACCCCGGACCGGCTGGTCCTGCTGCCCGCGCTGCCCGACCGGTACCCCAGCGGCCAACTCCTCGGCGTCCGCACCCGGTTCGGCGCCGCACTCGACCTCACCTGGACCCCACGGCAAGCGACCGCGGTGCTGCGCCCCACCCGCACCCACCGCGTCGAACTGCGGACTTCCTCCGGCGCGGAGCCGCTCGACCTCGTCGCCGGAGAAGACCACGTCCTGCGTCTGGAGGCGTGGTAA
- a CDS encoding chorismate mutase has protein sequence MRTTTPLITTALAAAALLASPGSATAAPASPGLLPVASLAADRLATADLVAAAKWGTDSPIDDPAREQQVLDTVAAQAQQIGADPDEIRAVFRDQIEANKTVQRALFRRWTAHPDEAPTTKPDLGVVRQTINRINTGLVTALADTTPERSSAGCRPDLALAVVEVHHEKHPDLLHTAALVRSLASVCR, from the coding sequence ATGCGTACCACCACCCCCCTCATCACCACCGCGCTCGCCGCCGCCGCGCTGCTCGCCTCCCCGGGCAGCGCGACGGCGGCTCCCGCGTCCCCGGGCCTGCTGCCCGTCGCGTCCCTGGCGGCCGACCGCCTCGCCACCGCCGACCTCGTGGCCGCCGCCAAGTGGGGCACCGACAGCCCCATCGACGACCCCGCCCGCGAACAGCAGGTCCTCGACACCGTCGCCGCCCAGGCCCAGCAGATCGGCGCCGATCCGGACGAGATCCGGGCCGTCTTCCGCGACCAGATCGAGGCCAACAAGACCGTCCAGCGCGCCCTGTTCCGCCGCTGGACAGCCCACCCCGACGAGGCACCGACGACCAAGCCGGACCTCGGCGTCGTACGGCAGACCATCAACCGCATCAACACGGGCCTGGTCACCGCCCTGGCCGACACCACCCCGGAGCGGTCCTCGGCCGGCTGCCGCCCCGACCTCGCCCTCGCCGTGGTCGAGGTCCACCACGAGAAGCACCCGGACCTGCTGCACACCGCCGCGCTCGTCCGCTCGCTCGCCTCCGTCTGCCGCTGA
- a CDS encoding glycoside hydrolase family 12 protein: MAKSTLRNVTMAVLAPAMALGATVGLASAPASAAVWNSCDQWASTSLNGYTLYNNIWGSGAGSQCIWANSGTNWGVWANHPNTGGIKSYPNAKKVVNKTISSLGSLTSSYNVTVPSSGAYNTSYDIWDTDYDYEIMLWVNYNGAVGPLGTSQGNVTLGGHTWTVYKGSNGANEVFSFLRTSDSTSGTVDIKPILTWISGTKGWMSSSETIGDVQFGYEITSSSGGLDFRTNNLTVSSS; encoded by the coding sequence ATGGCAAAGAGCACGCTCCGCAACGTCACCATGGCCGTACTGGCCCCGGCGATGGCCCTCGGCGCCACCGTCGGCCTCGCCTCCGCGCCCGCCTCGGCGGCCGTGTGGAACTCCTGCGACCAGTGGGCCAGCACCAGCCTGAACGGCTACACGCTCTACAACAACATCTGGGGCTCCGGCGCCGGCAGCCAGTGCATCTGGGCCAACTCCGGCACCAACTGGGGGGTTTGGGCCAACCACCCCAACACCGGCGGCATCAAGTCCTATCCGAACGCCAAGAAGGTGGTCAACAAGACCATCTCCTCGCTCGGTTCGCTCACCAGCAGCTACAACGTCACCGTCCCGTCGTCCGGCGCGTACAACACGTCGTACGACATCTGGGACACCGACTACGACTACGAGATCATGCTCTGGGTCAACTACAACGGAGCCGTGGGCCCGCTCGGCACCTCCCAGGGCAACGTCACCCTCGGCGGCCACACCTGGACCGTCTACAAGGGCAGCAACGGCGCCAACGAGGTCTTCTCGTTCCTGCGGACCTCGGACTCCACCTCCGGCACCGTGGACATCAAGCCGATCCTCACCTGGATATCGGGCACCAAGGGCTGGATGTCCAGCAGCGAGACCATCGGGGACGTCCAGTTCGGCTACGAGATCACGTCGTCGTCCGGCGGCCTTGATTTCCGAACCAACAACCTGACCGTCAGCAGCAGTTGA
- a CDS encoding LacI family DNA-binding transcriptional regulator: MVTLAEVAQHAGVSASTVSYVLSGKRSISTTTRQRVEQSIRELGYHPNAGARALASNRSNIIALMVPLRTDMYVPVMMEIAIAVATTARTHGYDVLLLTGEEGPDAVRRVTGSGLADAMILMDVELDDERLPLLRGTDQPSVLIGLPADTSGLTCVDLDFRATGALCVEHLAMLGHRDIAVIGEAPAVYERHTGFAERTLDGLRSRAQELGVRLLHRPCEGGYDAMAVTLARILDERPGTTGFVVQNESAVEPLLALLRQQGRAVPEDVSVVAICPDQVATQASVRLTSVAIPAQEMGRNAVERLVAKLDGRGSDEVVLITPELTVRASTGPVPA, translated from the coding sequence ATGGTCACCCTCGCCGAGGTCGCCCAGCACGCCGGAGTCTCGGCGAGCACGGTGAGCTATGTCCTCAGTGGCAAGCGGTCCATCTCCACGACCACCCGGCAGCGGGTCGAGCAGAGCATCCGCGAGCTCGGCTACCACCCGAACGCGGGCGCCCGCGCCCTGGCCAGCAACAGGTCCAACATCATCGCGCTGATGGTGCCGCTGCGGACGGACATGTACGTGCCGGTGATGATGGAGATCGCCATCGCCGTCGCCACCACCGCCCGCACGCACGGGTACGACGTACTGCTGCTGACCGGTGAGGAGGGCCCGGACGCGGTGCGCCGCGTCACCGGCAGCGGGCTCGCCGACGCGATGATCCTGATGGACGTCGAACTCGACGACGAGCGGCTGCCGTTGCTGCGCGGCACCGACCAGCCGTCCGTCCTCATCGGCCTGCCCGCCGACACCTCCGGGCTGACCTGCGTCGACCTCGACTTCCGGGCGACCGGCGCGCTGTGTGTCGAGCACCTCGCGATGCTCGGCCACCGCGACATCGCTGTCATCGGCGAGGCCCCCGCGGTCTACGAACGCCACACCGGTTTCGCCGAGCGCACCCTCGACGGACTGCGGTCGCGGGCCCAGGAGTTGGGCGTACGGCTGCTGCACCGGCCGTGCGAGGGCGGATACGACGCGATGGCCGTGACGCTCGCCCGCATCCTCGACGAGCGCCCCGGCACCACCGGGTTCGTCGTGCAGAACGAGTCGGCCGTCGAGCCGCTGCTCGCCCTGCTGCGCCAGCAGGGCCGCGCCGTCCCGGAGGACGTGTCGGTCGTGGCGATCTGTCCCGACCAGGTCGCCACCCAGGCCTCGGTGCGGCTGACCTCGGTCGCCATCCCCGCGCAGGAGATGGGCCGCAACGCCGTGGAGCGGCTGGTGGCCAAGCTCGACGGCCGCGGCAGCGACGAAGTCGTCCTGATCACCCCTGAGTTGACGGTCCGGGCGAGCACGGGCCCGGTACCGGCGTAG
- a CDS encoding acyl-CoA dehydrogenase family protein, translating into MSAPPSKPTVSEREAREVAEAAREQEWRKPSFAKELFLGRFRLDLVHPHPLPSEEAAQRGEEFLAKLRDFCETKVDGALIEREAQIPDEVINGLKELGALGMKIDTKYGGLGLTQVYYNKALALAGSASPAIGVLLSAHQSIGVPQPLKLFGTDEQKETFLPRCARTDISAFLLTEPDVGSDPARLATTAVPDGDDYVLDGVKLWTTNGVVADLLVVMARVPKSEDHRGGITAFVVETNSPGITVENRNAFMGLRGIENGVTRFHQVRVPAANRIGPEGAGLKIALTTLNTGRLSLPASCVAAGKWCLKIAREWSAAREQWGKPIAQHEAVGSKISFIAATTFALEAVTDLASQMADEDRNDIRIEGALAKLFASEQAWLMADELVQIRGGRGFETAASLAARGERAVPAEQVLRDLRINRIFEGSTEIMHLLIAREAVDAHLSVAGDLIDPDKSLTDKAKAGANAGVFYAKWLPKLVAGQGQLPYSYNEFKHGVDLSVHLRYVERTARKLARSTFYAMSRWQGRMETKQSFLGRIVDIGAELFAMSAVCVRAELLRTTEAHGREAYQLADAFCRQSRIRIEELFGRLWTNTDDLDRKVVKGVMSGTYEWLEDGIVDPSGEGPWIADATPGASEKDNVHRPIR; encoded by the coding sequence ATGTCCGCCCCACCCAGCAAACCCACCGTCTCCGAACGTGAGGCCCGCGAGGTCGCCGAGGCGGCCCGGGAACAGGAGTGGCGCAAGCCCAGCTTCGCCAAGGAACTGTTCCTCGGTCGCTTCCGGCTCGACCTGGTCCACCCGCACCCCCTGCCGTCCGAGGAGGCCGCCCAGCGCGGCGAGGAGTTCCTCGCCAAGCTCCGCGACTTCTGCGAGACGAAGGTCGACGGCGCCCTCATCGAGCGCGAGGCCCAGATCCCCGACGAGGTCATCAACGGCCTCAAGGAACTCGGCGCCCTCGGCATGAAGATCGACACCAAGTACGGCGGGCTCGGCCTCACCCAGGTGTACTACAACAAGGCGCTCGCGCTGGCCGGCTCGGCCAGCCCCGCGATCGGCGTGCTGCTCTCCGCCCATCAGTCGATCGGCGTACCGCAGCCGCTGAAGCTGTTCGGCACGGACGAGCAGAAGGAGACGTTCCTGCCCCGGTGCGCCCGCACCGACATCAGCGCCTTCCTGCTCACCGAGCCCGACGTCGGCTCCGACCCGGCCCGCCTCGCCACCACCGCGGTCCCCGACGGTGACGACTACGTCCTCGACGGCGTGAAGCTCTGGACCACCAACGGCGTGGTCGCCGACCTCCTCGTCGTCATGGCCCGGGTGCCGAAGTCCGAGGACCACCGGGGCGGCATCACCGCGTTCGTCGTCGAGACCAACTCGCCCGGCATCACGGTCGAGAACCGCAACGCCTTCATGGGCCTGCGCGGCATCGAGAACGGCGTGACCCGCTTCCACCAGGTCAGGGTCCCGGCCGCGAACCGCATCGGCCCGGAAGGGGCGGGCCTGAAGATCGCGCTCACCACCCTCAACACCGGCCGGCTCTCCCTGCCCGCCTCCTGCGTGGCGGCCGGCAAGTGGTGCCTGAAGATCGCCCGCGAGTGGTCGGCGGCCCGCGAGCAGTGGGGCAAGCCCATCGCCCAGCACGAGGCGGTCGGCTCGAAGATCAGCTTCATCGCGGCCACCACCTTCGCCCTGGAGGCGGTCACGGACCTCGCCAGCCAGATGGCCGACGAGGACCGCAACGACATCCGCATCGAGGGCGCCCTGGCGAAGCTCTTCGCCTCCGAGCAGGCGTGGCTGATGGCCGACGAACTGGTGCAGATCCGCGGCGGCCGGGGCTTCGAGACGGCGGCGTCCCTCGCGGCCCGCGGCGAACGCGCGGTCCCGGCGGAGCAGGTCCTGCGCGACCTCCGCATCAACCGCATCTTCGAGGGCTCGACCGAGATCATGCACCTGCTGATCGCCCGCGAGGCGGTCGACGCCCACCTCTCGGTCGCGGGCGACCTGATCGACCCGGACAAGTCCCTGACGGACAAGGCGAAGGCGGGCGCCAACGCGGGCGTGTTCTACGCCAAGTGGCTCCCGAAACTGGTCGCGGGCCAGGGCCAGCTGCCGTACTCCTACAACGAGTTCAAACACGGTGTCGACCTCTCCGTCCACCTCCGCTACGTCGAGCGCACGGCCCGCAAACTCGCCCGCTCCACCTTCTACGCCATGTCCCGCTGGCAGGGCCGCATGGAGACCAAACAGAGCTTCCTGGGCCGGATCGTCGACATCGGAGCGGAGCTCTTCGCGATGAGCGCGGTCTGTGTCCGCGCCGAACTCCTGCGCACCACCGAGGCCCACGGCCGCGAGGCCTACCAACTGGCGGACGCCTTCTGCCGCCAGTCCCGCATCCGGATCGAGGAGCTCTTCGGCCGCCTGTGGACCAACACCGACGACCTGGACCGCAAGGTCGTCAAGGGCGTCATGTCCGGCACCTACGAGTGGCTGGAGGACGGCATCGTCGACCCCTCGGGCGAGGGCCCCTGGATCGCCGACGCCACACCGGGGGCCAGTGAGAAGGACAACGTCCACCGCCCCATCCGCTGA
- a CDS encoding glycoside hydrolase family 31 protein, whose protein sequence is MTQPAENQPPTGAVSLAQSSPTVGTFRERDGALEWSGRQETVRIEPWGPDAVRVRTRLGGPILEGLPGALLDDAPATSSTVKIEDEQGRLTVGALTVEVSAEGLIRFLRTEDSAELLAEARAHFWWPGSRLYTAVGNGHHRLEQRFAAYDDEKLYGLGQHQHGRFDQKGLVVDLVQRNAEVGIPVLTSSRGYTLLWNNPAIGRVELAHNGTRWVADSARQIDYWITAGTPADGQRRYSAVTGRTPMLPEWAAGFWQCKLRYRTQDELLGVAREYKRRGLPISAIVCDFFHWTHLGEWKFDPAEWPDPAAMVRELAELGIKLVVSVWPSVSPLSENHPVMEQRGYFIGTQYGPMAHADWPDKEVASTVQVAFYDATNPEARQFVWSKIKENYLDPYGITAFWLDACEPELKPGFAENLRYWAGPGLEVGNIYPADNARTFHEGLSAEGEEVITLNRSAWAGSQRYGAALWSGDIGTDFPTLRRQIAAGLNTALSGIPWWNTDIGGFHGGDPSDPAYQEVMVRWFQFGALSPLMRLHGFRDPGMPLGPEMTGGPNEVWSYGERAGAVLEKYLRLRERLKPYVLDVMREAHEEGLPPMRPLFLEFPDDPAAWSVDDAYLFGADLLVAPVLTAGATARTTYLPAGATWTDAWTGTSYEGGTTVTVDAPLDRLPLFLRDGARLPVAE, encoded by the coding sequence GTGACTCAGCCTGCCGAAAACCAGCCCCCGACCGGCGCGGTGAGCCTCGCGCAGTCGTCCCCGACCGTCGGCACGTTCCGTGAGCGGGACGGCGCGCTGGAGTGGAGCGGCCGCCAGGAGACCGTACGGATCGAGCCCTGGGGCCCGGACGCGGTCCGGGTCCGGACCCGGCTCGGCGGGCCGATCCTGGAGGGGCTGCCGGGCGCGCTGCTCGACGACGCCCCCGCCACCTCCTCCACCGTCAAGATCGAGGACGAGCAGGGGCGGTTGACGGTCGGCGCGCTCACCGTCGAGGTCAGTGCCGAGGGCCTGATCCGCTTCCTGCGCACCGAGGACTCGGCCGAGCTGCTCGCCGAGGCCCGCGCCCACTTCTGGTGGCCGGGCTCACGCCTCTACACCGCCGTCGGCAACGGCCACCACCGTCTGGAGCAGCGGTTCGCCGCCTACGACGACGAGAAGCTGTACGGCCTCGGCCAGCACCAGCACGGCCGCTTCGACCAGAAGGGCCTGGTCGTGGACCTGGTCCAGCGCAACGCCGAGGTCGGCATCCCGGTGCTCACGTCCAGCCGGGGCTACACCCTGCTGTGGAACAACCCGGCGATCGGCCGGGTGGAGCTGGCCCACAACGGCACCCGCTGGGTGGCCGACTCGGCCCGGCAGATCGACTACTGGATCACGGCCGGCACCCCGGCCGACGGGCAGCGCCGCTACTCCGCCGTCACCGGCCGCACCCCGATGCTGCCGGAGTGGGCGGCGGGCTTCTGGCAGTGCAAGCTGCGCTACCGCACCCAGGACGAACTCCTGGGCGTGGCACGGGAGTACAAGCGGCGCGGGCTGCCGATCTCCGCGATCGTGTGCGACTTCTTCCACTGGACCCACCTCGGCGAGTGGAAGTTCGACCCGGCGGAGTGGCCCGACCCGGCCGCGATGGTGCGGGAGTTGGCGGAGCTGGGCATCAAACTCGTCGTCTCCGTCTGGCCGTCGGTGTCGCCGCTGAGCGAGAACCACCCGGTGATGGAGCAGCGCGGCTACTTCATCGGCACGCAGTACGGGCCGATGGCCCACGCGGACTGGCCGGACAAGGAGGTGGCGTCGACGGTCCAGGTGGCCTTCTACGACGCCACCAACCCGGAGGCGCGTCAGTTCGTCTGGTCGAAGATCAAGGAGAACTACCTCGACCCGTACGGCATCACGGCCTTCTGGCTGGACGCCTGCGAGCCCGAGCTGAAGCCCGGTTTCGCGGAGAACCTGCGCTACTGGGCGGGCCCGGGCCTGGAGGTCGGCAACATCTACCCGGCGGACAACGCCCGCACCTTCCACGAGGGGCTGAGCGCCGAGGGCGAGGAGGTCATCACCCTCAACCGCTCGGCGTGGGCGGGCAGTCAGCGCTACGGCGCCGCCCTGTGGTCCGGTGACATCGGCACCGACTTCCCGACCCTGCGCCGCCAGATCGCGGCCGGCCTCAACACCGCGCTGTCCGGCATCCCCTGGTGGAACACCGACATCGGCGGCTTCCACGGCGGCGACCCGAGCGACCCGGCGTACCAGGAGGTCATGGTCCGCTGGTTCCAGTTCGGGGCGCTGTCCCCGCTGATGCGGCTGCACGGCTTCCGCGACCCGGGCATGCCGCTGGGCCCGGAGATGACCGGCGGCCCCAACGAGGTGTGGTCGTACGGCGAGCGGGCCGGGGCGGTGCTGGAGAAGTACCTGCGGCTGCGTGAGCGCCTGAAGCCCTACGTCCTGGACGTCATGCGCGAGGCCCACGAGGAGGGCCTGCCGCCCATGCGGCCGCTGTTCCTGGAGTTCCCGGACGACCCGGCGGCCTGGTCGGTGGACGACGCCTATCTCTTCGGCGCGGACCTGCTGGTGGCGCCGGTGCTGACGGCGGGCGCGACGGCCCGCACGACCTATCTCCCGGCGGGCGCGACGTGGACGGACGCGTGGACCGGCACGTCGTACGAGGGCGGCACGACCGTGACGGTCGACGCCCCGCTGGACCGCCTCCCGCTGTTCCTGCGGGACGGGGCGCGGCTTCCCGTAGCGGAGTAG